One genomic region from Halomicrobium zhouii encodes:
- a CDS encoding ABC transporter substrate-binding protein — MTDRSTDPTVVSTSPSGTEILCALGVEPAVVSGSCDHPPSVADRPRLDRSRVDGETSSERDGQATSSHEVYDVDEELLREVEPDLILTQSVCGVCAVDEGRVREILAGEPADPEVLGMEASDLGSLFDTIETVGAAVGREERAARLIDQLEDCFATVESIIDEGVAADAGERPTVAVFEWLDPLHLAANWVPEVVEHAGGEYPLADPGDRSVKVDWDDVRATAPDVIIVAPCSYTLDDSFASIEELTERPGWEELPAVRNDRVYVLDGKALNRWTPRLAGECQRIATVLHPELFEGEPLAEPLGE; from the coding sequence ATGACCGACCGGTCGACCGACCCCACGGTCGTCTCGACGTCGCCGTCGGGCACGGAGATACTCTGCGCCCTCGGCGTCGAGCCAGCGGTCGTCTCCGGGTCCTGCGACCACCCGCCGTCGGTCGCCGACCGGCCGCGGCTGGACCGCTCCCGCGTCGATGGCGAAACCAGCTCGGAGCGCGACGGCCAGGCCACCTCCTCGCACGAGGTGTACGACGTCGACGAGGAACTGCTCCGGGAGGTCGAACCGGACCTGATCCTCACCCAGTCGGTCTGTGGCGTCTGTGCCGTCGACGAGGGCCGCGTCCGCGAGATCCTCGCCGGCGAACCCGCCGACCCCGAGGTGCTCGGGATGGAAGCCAGCGACCTCGGAAGCCTGTTCGACACCATCGAGACCGTCGGCGCGGCCGTGGGCCGCGAGGAGCGGGCCGCCCGACTGATCGACCAGCTCGAAGACTGCTTCGCGACCGTCGAGTCGATCATCGACGAGGGGGTCGCCGCCGACGCCGGCGAGCGCCCTACCGTCGCCGTCTTCGAGTGGCTCGACCCGCTCCACCTCGCCGCGAACTGGGTCCCGGAGGTCGTCGAGCACGCCGGCGGCGAGTACCCGCTCGCGGACCCCGGCGACCGCTCGGTGAAGGTCGACTGGGACGACGTCCGCGCAACCGCCCCCGACGTGATCATCGTTGCACCGTGCAGCTACACGCTGGACGACTCCTTCGCCTCGATCGAGGAACTGACGGAGCGGCCGGGGTGGGAGGAGCTTCCCGCCGTCCGAAACGACCGTGTCTACGTGCTGGACGGCAAGGCGCTCAACCGCTGGACGCCCCGGCT
- a CDS encoding PGF-CTERM-anchored ABC transporter substrate-binding protein produces the protein MRYAPLFGVLLLVLAATAPATATVAPATATAPTAPAADAAAQGSECSFPVELTDQSGTNVTVEEEPSRVVTLNPSAAQTMWEIGAKDKVVGVTKHAMNLEGAEAKTNISAGGQTISNEKVVGLEPDLVLAPNTIDNETVQSLRDAGLTVYHFGEAGSIAGIQEKTRIIGELTGECAGAEETVDWMDAELATVDAAVEGQERPGMIYTFFGWTAGNGTFIGNLIERAGARNVAAEAGIESYQELNDEVLVDEDPDWILRNSDNDQVPKTAAYNGTTAVQEDQIVVVNYNQLNRPAPRVIYPLVAMTKAMHPEAYAEANATESATATATDTDTASPTDATTESSTPSPTEVTEDGPGTGASGPGFTAVGALVALVSLSLLAGRRGT, from the coding sequence ATGCGATACGCACCACTTTTTGGAGTCCTGTTGCTCGTGCTGGCAGCGACGGCCCCGGCGACTGCGACCGTCGCACCGGCGACGGCCACCGCACCGACCGCGCCGGCGGCCGACGCGGCAGCACAGGGATCGGAGTGCTCGTTCCCGGTCGAACTGACCGACCAGTCTGGGACGAACGTGACCGTCGAGGAAGAACCCTCGCGCGTCGTGACGCTGAACCCCAGCGCGGCCCAGACGATGTGGGAGATCGGCGCCAAGGACAAGGTCGTCGGCGTGACGAAACACGCCATGAACCTGGAGGGCGCCGAGGCGAAGACCAACATCTCCGCGGGCGGCCAGACCATCAGTAACGAGAAGGTCGTCGGCCTGGAGCCGGACCTCGTCCTCGCGCCGAACACCATCGACAACGAGACGGTCCAGTCGCTCCGCGACGCGGGCCTGACCGTCTACCACTTCGGCGAGGCCGGGTCGATCGCGGGCATCCAGGAGAAGACGCGGATCATCGGTGAGCTCACCGGCGAATGCGCGGGCGCCGAGGAGACCGTCGACTGGATGGACGCCGAACTCGCGACGGTGGACGCGGCCGTCGAAGGCCAGGAGCGACCCGGGATGATCTACACCTTCTTCGGCTGGACCGCCGGCAACGGGACGTTCATCGGGAACCTCATCGAGCGCGCCGGGGCGAGGAACGTCGCCGCCGAGGCCGGCATCGAAAGCTACCAGGAGCTCAACGACGAGGTGCTCGTCGACGAGGACCCCGACTGGATACTGCGCAACAGCGACAACGACCAGGTGCCGAAGACGGCGGCCTACAACGGGACGACCGCCGTTCAGGAGGACCAGATCGTCGTCGTCAACTACAACCAGCTGAACCGACCCGCGCCGCGGGTGATCTACCCGCTCGTCGCGATGACGAAAGCGATGCATCCGGAGGCGTACGCCGAAGCGAACGCGACCGAGTCGGCCACGGCGACGGCGACGGACACCGACACCGCGTCGCCGACCGACGCGACGACCGAGTCGTCGACGCCGTCGCCCACCGAAGTGACCGAAGACGGGCCCGGTACCGGCGCCAGCGGCCCCGGCTTCACCGCCGTCGGTGCGCTGGTCGCGCTCGTCTCCCTCTCGCTCCTGGCGGGCCGCCGAGGGACCTGA
- a CDS encoding cobalt-precorrin-7 (C(5))-methyltransferase, translating to MTDPEAADSGSTDPATFASREAESTAEPVVHAVGVGPGAPAFLTGRARDLLAEADVVAGFETVVDFARAAIDDADTDCLTCGYADEGETLSAFADRVAAGERGVALLMGDPNVSGYQFLGKVERAVDGPVRVVPGISSIQVAASRARTPMEDTAFQTLHVRGDVTGALDRLADDAGERHLIVIPRPYDWMPEDVAQFLLDRGAPGESTALVFERLTHDGKSRTETTLADLAADAGGDDPDDTAFSDLSILVVRAPTDTDLP from the coding sequence GTGACCGACCCGGAGGCGGCGGACTCGGGTTCGACGGATCCGGCGACGTTCGCGTCTCGCGAAGCGGAGTCGACCGCGGAGCCGGTCGTCCACGCCGTCGGCGTCGGTCCCGGGGCGCCGGCGTTTCTCACCGGGCGCGCTCGCGACCTGCTCGCCGAAGCCGACGTCGTCGCCGGGTTCGAGACGGTCGTCGACTTCGCTCGCGCGGCCATCGACGACGCCGACACCGACTGTCTCACCTGCGGCTACGCCGACGAGGGCGAGACGCTCTCGGCCTTCGCCGACCGCGTCGCCGCCGGCGAGCGCGGCGTCGCGCTGCTAATGGGCGACCCGAACGTCTCGGGCTACCAGTTCCTCGGCAAGGTCGAACGAGCCGTCGACGGGCCGGTCCGCGTCGTCCCGGGCATCTCGTCCATCCAGGTCGCTGCCAGTCGCGCGCGGACGCCGATGGAGGACACCGCGTTCCAGACGCTGCACGTCCGCGGCGACGTGACCGGGGCGCTGGACCGTCTCGCCGACGACGCCGGCGAGCGCCACCTGATCGTCATCCCGCGGCCCTACGACTGGATGCCCGAGGACGTGGCGCAGTTCCTGCTTGACCGCGGCGCGCCCGGCGAGTCGACGGCGCTCGTCTTCGAGCGCCTTACCCACGACGGCAAATCGCGAACCGAGACCACCCTGGCCGACCTGGCGGCCGACGCCGGCGGCGACGACCCGGACGACACCGCGTTCTCGGACCTCTCGATACTCGTGGTCCGTGCGCCGACCGACACTGACCTACCATGA
- a CDS encoding cob(I)yrinic acid a,c-diamide adenosyltransferase, giving the protein MTDDTTDDAATAESPTDHAIEPSAPEEFGLVQVWWGDGKGKTTASLGMGMRAAGHGYRVHLLQFMKGGTASVENVRGEYNAIAALPGFSYENAGHFGWHGFMDGSDDDEHAARAEGALARAQEIVEGSADADLESPLDPDGTPDEGVHMLIIDEIVYAANRDLLDPEDVVDLVESKPENLELVLTGGHERPEYLFDHADLVSNVRKEKHPLEDGHPARKGTEY; this is encoded by the coding sequence ATGACCGACGACACCACCGACGACGCCGCTACCGCCGAATCGCCCACCGACCACGCTATCGAACCCAGCGCGCCCGAGGAGTTCGGCCTCGTCCAGGTGTGGTGGGGCGACGGCAAGGGCAAGACCACCGCCTCGCTCGGCATGGGGATGCGCGCGGCCGGCCACGGCTACCGCGTCCACCTGCTCCAGTTCATGAAGGGCGGCACCGCCTCCGTCGAGAACGTCCGCGGTGAGTACAACGCCATCGCCGCCCTCCCCGGATTCTCCTACGAGAACGCCGGCCACTTCGGCTGGCACGGCTTCATGGACGGCTCCGACGACGACGAGCACGCGGCCCGGGCCGAGGGAGCGCTCGCCCGCGCTCAGGAAATCGTCGAGGGGTCGGCCGACGCCGACCTCGAATCGCCGCTGGACCCCGATGGCACCCCGGACGAGGGCGTCCACATGCTGATCATCGACGAGATCGTCTACGCCGCCAACCGGGACCTGCTCGATCCCGAGGACGTGGTCGACCTCGTCGAGTCGAAGCCCGAGAACCTGGAACTCGTCCTCACCGGCGGCCACGAGCGTCCGGAGTACCTGTTCGACCACGCAGACCTCGTCTCGAACGTCCGCAAGGAGAAACACCCCCTGGAGGACGGCCACCCCGCACGGAAGGGGACCGAGTACTAG
- a CDS encoding SatD family protein — translation MTRRRCVIVGDVVDSRAVEDREALHDSLEAGMERANDAVGDRLVAPFTTLKGVDEVGGVLTDPGRAYHAVRELTDAVHPTGIRFAVVWGDVDVGADADDVARMDGPAFHEADDLLAEVERGDRYVGLSVDGTDEWLVDLLTNQIDLVCMWKAGWTARQMEVARLYRDFGEMAAVADRLEVSIQSVSQTLARADAVTIMGMERDLQTAMTELWGDLA, via the coding sequence ATGACCAGGCGTCGATGCGTGATCGTCGGGGACGTCGTCGACTCGCGCGCGGTCGAGGACAGAGAGGCGCTCCACGACAGCCTCGAAGCCGGCATGGAGCGGGCGAACGACGCCGTCGGCGACCGACTCGTCGCCCCCTTCACGACGCTGAAAGGCGTCGACGAGGTAGGTGGCGTCCTGACGGACCCGGGGCGGGCCTACCACGCGGTGCGGGAACTGACCGACGCGGTCCACCCGACGGGGATCCGGTTCGCCGTCGTCTGGGGGGACGTCGACGTGGGCGCCGACGCCGACGACGTCGCCAGGATGGACGGCCCGGCGTTCCACGAGGCCGACGACCTGCTCGCGGAGGTCGAACGAGGTGACCGGTACGTCGGCCTGTCCGTCGACGGGACCGACGAGTGGCTCGTCGACCTGCTGACCAACCAGATCGACCTCGTCTGCATGTGGAAGGCCGGGTGGACCGCCAGGCAGATGGAGGTCGCGAGACTGTACCGTGACTTCGGGGAGATGGCGGCGGTGGCAGACCGCCTCGAGGTCTCCATCCAGTCGGTCTCGCAGACGCTGGCCAGGGCCGACGCCGTGACGATTATGGGGATGGAGCGGGACCTCCAGACAGCCATGACGGAACTGTGGGGTGACCTGGCGTGA